The following proteins are encoded in a genomic region of Phycisphaerae bacterium:
- the fliQ gene encoding flagellar biosynthesis protein FliQ codes for MNAGTAVDMCREALMIALILAGPIMAIGMVVGLIISIVQAVTQLQEQTLTFVPKIVAMGVATALFLPWITWRLVEYTHTLWGEL; via the coding sequence ATGAATGCCGGAACCGCCGTCGATATGTGCCGGGAAGCGCTAATGATCGCCCTGATTCTGGCCGGCCCGATCATGGCGATCGGCATGGTTGTCGGGTTAATCATCAGCATCGTTCAGGCTGTAACGCAACTACAGGAACAGACGCTGACTTTTGTTCCGAAGATTGTGGCGATGGGCGTGGCGACTGCGTTGTTTCTGCCGTGGATTACATGGCGGCTGGTGGAGTACACGCACACGTTATGGGGAGAGTTGTAA
- the flhA gene encoding flagellar biosynthesis protein FlhA, with protein sequence MVRLTNALHEHRGLAFPLLAMSLILVILVPLPTPMLDALLVANVTLSAVVLLTVMYMNGPLDFSSFPSLLLSLTLFRLVLNTATTRLILTNADGTTGAAGEVIEEFSAFVAAGSLAVGVIIFVIITVIQFVVITKGATRIAEVAARFTLDAMPGKQMAIDADLSAGLIDEGEARRRRENVTKEADFYGAMDGASKFVRGDAIAGVVITLVNIIGGIYVGMVEKNLPLMDCLSVFTRLTIGDGLVTQIPAFLVSVGAGMLVTRSTAKSNMGEELMGQLSSRPVALILSAAFLLVLTATPLPKMPLLLIASGVGGLGYMLYGRGRKLARADAAAATAAAAKPKEPEKIESLLSVDALELEVGYGLIRLVDKKQGGDLLDRIQNIRRQIATDMGMIVPPIRIRDNVALEPNQYALKLRGAHIARGELMPGYLLAIDSGAVSEPVHGIETREPAFGLAARWISDSDRSMAEHRNYTVVEPTSVLATHLTELVRTYAAELLTREDVNKLISALKERSPKIVEEIIPDVMKMGEVQGVLSHLLRERVPIRDLETILETLGDWAPRTKDPDVLTEYVRNALARTICEQHVDSARTIHGVTLDPGVEDLINSHVERTERGSYLTLPPTMANKVIAAIRRELETAASKAGGRQPVIFSSPQVRQWTRRIIETALPTVAVLGYNEVVRGVNIRTHGMVTIQDEIENVSGTVNG encoded by the coding sequence ATGGTCAGACTGACGAACGCGCTTCACGAGCATCGCGGACTTGCGTTCCCGCTGCTGGCGATGTCGCTCATTCTTGTCATTCTGGTGCCGCTGCCGACGCCGATGCTCGACGCGCTGCTTGTAGCCAATGTGACGCTCAGCGCTGTTGTGCTGTTGACCGTGATGTATATGAACGGTCCGCTTGATTTCTCGTCGTTTCCGTCATTGCTGCTGTCGTTGACGCTTTTTCGGCTGGTTCTCAACACGGCGACGACCCGATTGATTCTCACAAATGCGGACGGTACGACCGGGGCGGCGGGCGAAGTGATTGAGGAGTTCAGTGCGTTCGTTGCGGCGGGATCGCTGGCCGTCGGCGTCATTATCTTTGTCATCATTACGGTGATTCAGTTCGTGGTCATCACCAAGGGTGCGACACGGATTGCGGAAGTCGCGGCCCGGTTCACGCTGGATGCGATGCCGGGCAAGCAGATGGCGATCGACGCCGATCTATCGGCCGGACTGATTGATGAAGGCGAGGCGCGTCGCCGTCGTGAAAACGTGACCAAGGAGGCGGACTTCTACGGCGCGATGGATGGTGCGAGCAAGTTCGTGCGAGGCGACGCGATTGCGGGCGTCGTGATTACGCTCGTCAATATCATCGGCGGCATCTATGTGGGAATGGTGGAGAAGAATCTGCCGTTGATGGACTGTCTGAGCGTTTTTACCCGACTGACAATCGGTGACGGACTCGTGACGCAGATCCCCGCGTTTCTGGTGTCAGTTGGCGCCGGCATGCTGGTTACGCGGTCGACGGCCAAGTCGAACATGGGCGAAGAGCTCATGGGGCAGCTTTCGTCGAGGCCGGTCGCATTGATTCTGAGCGCCGCGTTCCTGCTGGTCCTGACGGCGACGCCGCTGCCAAAGATGCCGCTGCTTCTGATCGCGAGCGGCGTGGGCGGCCTGGGGTATATGCTTTACGGTCGCGGCCGGAAGCTCGCGCGGGCGGACGCTGCTGCGGCGACGGCTGCGGCGGCCAAGCCGAAAGAGCCGGAGAAGATCGAATCGTTGTTGTCGGTCGATGCGCTCGAGTTAGAAGTCGGATATGGGCTGATCCGTCTGGTTGACAAGAAGCAGGGCGGCGACCTGCTGGATCGCATTCAGAACATTCGACGGCAGATTGCGACGGACATGGGTATGATCGTGCCGCCGATTCGCATACGGGACAATGTGGCACTGGAACCGAACCAGTATGCGCTCAAGCTTCGCGGAGCGCACATCGCGAGAGGTGAACTCATGCCGGGTTATCTGCTCGCGATCGATTCCGGCGCGGTGTCGGAGCCTGTGCATGGAATTGAGACTCGGGAGCCGGCGTTTGGGCTGGCGGCTCGCTGGATTTCGGACTCGGATCGTTCGATGGCGGAGCATCGAAACTACACAGTGGTGGAGCCGACGAGCGTGCTTGCGACCCATCTGACTGAGCTGGTTCGAACGTACGCCGCCGAATTGCTGACGCGCGAGGACGTGAACAAGCTGATCAGCGCACTGAAGGAGCGCAGCCCGAAGATTGTCGAGGAGATTATCCCGGATGTGATGAAGATGGGCGAGGTTCAGGGCGTTTTGTCGCATCTGCTTCGTGAGCGCGTGCCGATTCGTGATCTGGAGACGATTCTGGAGACGCTTGGCGATTGGGCGCCGCGGACGAAAGATCCGGACGTGCTTACGGAGTATGTGCGAAATGCGCTTGCCCGGACAATCTGTGAGCAGCATGTTGATTCGGCGCGGACAATTCACGGTGTCACGCTCGATCCTGGCGTCGAGGATCTGATCAACTCCCACGTTGAGCGCACGGAGCGCGGCTCGTATCTGACGTTGCCGCCGACGATGGCGAACAAGGTGATCGCGGCAATTCGTCGTGAGTTGGAGACCGCGGCGTCGAAGGCCGGTGGACGGCAGCCGGTCATCTTCTCCTCGCCGCAGGTTCGACAGTGGACACGTCGAATTATTGAGACGGCGCTGCCGACCGTGGCGGTGCTGGGTTACAACGAAGTCGTCCGAGGTGTGAACATTCGGACACATGGCATGGTGACAATCCAAGATGAAATTGAGAACGTATCAGGCACGGTCAATGGCTGA
- a CDS encoding MinD/ParA family protein, translating into MSAIPKDQAADLRLLMATRGSSHCASQSVRASLRRRTARVVAVASGKGGVGKTSIAVNLALRLSQSGHRVVLVDADLGTANADLLLNVHARSNLAALVSGRASIDEVLTPINARMNLVAGASGLAAVADLSSHDRRALVDDLSSLEARTDIILIDCGAGISQNVLAFAHAADDLLVVTTPEPTAITDAYALVKVLSRAAELPAVHVVMNQALSDEEGRTSAARLTSVASRFLGVEVSLIGQIARDEHVGRAVRLRAPFVQRFPRCLASSGISALANRVALPVASTSDDSGFFQRVLRFFH; encoded by the coding sequence ATGAGTGCGATTCCGAAAGATCAGGCCGCGGATCTGCGGCTGCTCATGGCAACCCGCGGTTCGAGTCACTGCGCATCGCAATCCGTGCGAGCTTCGCTTCGTCGTAGGACAGCGAGAGTCGTGGCGGTGGCCAGCGGCAAGGGCGGTGTCGGCAAAACGAGCATCGCGGTGAATCTGGCGCTGAGGCTTTCTCAGTCGGGGCATCGCGTTGTCCTGGTTGACGCGGATCTCGGAACGGCCAATGCCGATCTACTGCTGAATGTTCACGCGCGGAGCAACCTGGCCGCGCTGGTTAGCGGCCGGGCTTCCATTGACGAGGTTCTGACCCCGATCAATGCGCGGATGAATCTGGTGGCAGGCGCGTCGGGCCTGGCTGCGGTTGCCGATCTGAGTTCACACGATCGTCGGGCGCTGGTTGACGACCTGTCTTCGCTGGAGGCTCGCACTGACATCATCCTGATCGATTGCGGCGCGGGTATTTCGCAGAATGTGCTGGCCTTTGCTCATGCGGCTGACGACCTTCTTGTCGTGACGACGCCGGAACCGACAGCGATCACAGACGCGTACGCCCTGGTGAAGGTGCTATCCCGCGCGGCTGAACTTCCGGCCGTCCATGTCGTGATGAATCAGGCATTGAGCGATGAGGAAGGGCGTACTTCGGCTGCTCGATTGACGAGCGTGGCGTCGCGATTCCTGGGGGTTGAGGTTTCGCTTATCGGACAGATCGCGCGCGATGAGCACGTCGGTCGAGCCGTTCGTCTTCGTGCTCCATTTGTTCAGCGATTTCCGCGCTGTCTGGCGTCAAGCGGCATTTCAGCATTGGCAAACAGGGTCGCGCTTCCCGTCGCCTCGACGAGCGACGATTCAGGATTCTTCCAACGCGTCCTTCGCTTTTTTCACTGA
- a CDS encoding endonuclease V — MNLPTPIHDWNQTPAAAIQLQRQLAARIIESPLPRAARLAAGGDVAFNSEGDRLIAAWVVWDIAAHTIVETAFAHQNVTFPYVPGLLSFREAPALIEAARLLSREPDVFILDGHGKSHPRRFGLACHVGLFLDRPAIGCAKSRLCGQHREPGSRAGGSCRLVVDGETLGRVVRTREGAKPIYISIGHRMVLANAVSVTRRCCMGYRMPEPTRQAHLLVTRLRTELF; from the coding sequence ATGAACCTGCCCACTCCGATACACGACTGGAACCAGACACCTGCGGCAGCAATCCAGCTCCAGAGACAACTCGCCGCGCGAATCATCGAATCGCCGCTCCCCCGTGCTGCGCGCCTCGCTGCCGGCGGCGACGTGGCGTTTAATTCTGAAGGCGATCGGCTGATTGCGGCGTGGGTCGTCTGGGACATCGCAGCACACACGATCGTCGAGACCGCATTCGCACATCAAAACGTGACCTTTCCCTATGTGCCCGGCCTGCTCAGCTTCCGCGAGGCGCCGGCACTCATCGAGGCAGCGAGGCTGCTGTCACGTGAACCTGATGTGTTTATCCTCGATGGGCATGGGAAGTCACACCCCAGGCGATTCGGCCTTGCATGCCACGTCGGCTTGTTTCTCGACCGACCGGCCATCGGCTGTGCGAAGAGCCGTCTTTGCGGTCAACATCGTGAGCCGGGGTCTCGGGCGGGCGGTTCGTGCAGGCTCGTCGTGGATGGTGAAACTCTGGGACGGGTCGTCCGTACCCGCGAAGGCGCCAAACCAATCTATATCAGCATTGGACACCGGATGGTACTCGCCAATGCAGTTTCAGTGACACGCCGGTGCTGCATGGGTTACCGGATGCCCGAACCGACCCGGCAGGCACACTTGCTGGTTACCCGCCTGCGAACTGAATTGTTCTGA
- a CDS encoding FliA/WhiG family RNA polymerase sigma factor, translated as MLASEIDVSKVWKQYKKEPDDELRNTLIEQYMHIVRFNAERIHTKLPTEVELDDLISAGMFGLIDAIEAFDMDRGVKFETYCSPRIRGAILDELRSMDWVPRLVRNRSQKIQNATKELQSELGRMPSEREVAERIGVAPDEFKRISRDGNAVSMTSLSRKAFAGDSSREVSEIEVLRDERAVNPVKEIQKSDLKRLIQQGLSSTERLILVLYYYEEMTMKEIGVTLDLSESRVSQMHSAIVERLRFQLKQRDKEFRM; from the coding sequence ATGCTCGCTTCGGAAATTGACGTCTCGAAAGTCTGGAAACAGTACAAGAAAGAACCGGATGACGAACTCCGCAACACGCTGATCGAACAATACATGCATATTGTTCGATTCAACGCGGAGCGTATTCATACCAAGCTGCCGACGGAAGTCGAACTCGACGACCTGATCAGCGCGGGCATGTTCGGTCTGATCGACGCCATCGAGGCGTTCGATATGGATCGCGGTGTGAAGTTCGAGACATACTGTTCGCCGCGCATTCGTGGCGCGATTCTGGATGAGCTTCGTTCCATGGACTGGGTGCCGCGCCTGGTTCGCAATCGGTCGCAGAAGATTCAGAACGCAACCAAGGAGCTTCAGTCCGAACTGGGTCGCATGCCCAGCGAGCGCGAAGTGGCCGAGCGGATCGGCGTTGCGCCGGATGAATTCAAGCGAATTTCGCGGGACGGCAACGCGGTGTCGATGACATCGCTTTCGCGAAAGGCCTTCGCCGGTGATTCCTCGCGGGAAGTCTCGGAAATCGAAGTGCTCCGTGACGAACGAGCCGTGAATCCCGTGAAGGAGATTCAGAAATCGGACCTGAAGCGTTTGATTCAGCAAGGCCTTTCCTCGACTGAGCGACTGATTCTTGTGTTATACTACTATGAGGAAATGACCATGAAGGAGATCGGGGTGACGCTCGATCTTTCGGAAAGCCGGGTGAGTCAGATGCACTCGGCCATCGTTGAACGACTGCGGTTCCAGTTGAAGCAGCGCGACAAGGAATTCAGAATGTAG
- the flhF gene encoding flagellar biosynthesis protein FlhF translates to MKLRTYQARSMADALAKVKKDLGKDAVILHTRTLTRGGILGIGARSVIEITATADERVMSIRRAARSGAESDELPSPRSSPRVAPLFDYAVAQSVGASAPREGLRGLPTPVLAGVTTDPGAGSGSARRAEAVNATRGASGASDPGAGVGDDKDADELRRELTEIRGMVRDLVRHVRGSDEFGEVGAFDEYHALLLAQELDAESAYDLLGRTAERLRCQSAFQGRIRADGAGGAEFSRESVLAELRKTIAESLPTAAPLRLRDDGQTTVVALVGPTGVGKTTTIAKLAANMKLRENKRVGLITIDSYRIAAVEQLKTYAQILRVPIASVLKPEDIRTAIDEMSDMDLILIDTAGRSQKDGLRIGELNEFVRAANPDQIHLVLSTTSKEKTLREAIDRFSVLGSAQLLFTKVDEADGFGVILNVLRDVDMRPSYLTTGQAVPDDIEIASASRLARLIVDQMEIQSREAGGLRPEDGGRTGAVA, encoded by the coding sequence ATGAAATTGAGAACGTATCAGGCACGGTCAATGGCTGACGCACTGGCCAAGGTCAAGAAGGACCTTGGCAAGGATGCCGTCATTCTCCACACGCGGACGCTGACGCGCGGCGGGATTCTTGGCATCGGCGCGCGGTCTGTCATTGAAATCACCGCGACGGCCGATGAGCGGGTGATGAGCATCCGTCGCGCGGCGCGGTCGGGCGCTGAATCGGATGAACTTCCGTCGCCGAGGTCTTCACCGCGTGTCGCGCCCTTGTTCGATTATGCAGTGGCGCAGTCGGTCGGCGCGAGTGCGCCGCGCGAGGGCCTTCGCGGGCTGCCGACGCCGGTGCTCGCGGGGGTCACCACGGATCCCGGGGCAGGTTCCGGCTCGGCTCGACGCGCAGAGGCAGTGAATGCGACGCGAGGGGCGTCGGGTGCGTCGGACCCCGGCGCGGGGGTCGGCGATGACAAGGACGCTGACGAACTTCGGCGCGAATTGACGGAGATTCGCGGGATGGTCCGCGATCTTGTCCGGCATGTTCGTGGATCGGACGAGTTCGGCGAAGTCGGGGCGTTTGATGAATATCACGCGCTGCTTCTTGCACAGGAATTGGATGCTGAGTCGGCGTACGATCTGCTTGGCCGGACTGCCGAGCGCCTGCGTTGTCAGTCGGCTTTTCAGGGACGGATTCGGGCGGACGGCGCGGGTGGGGCGGAATTCTCTCGCGAATCCGTGCTGGCGGAACTGCGAAAAACCATCGCGGAATCGTTGCCTACCGCGGCGCCGCTGCGATTGCGTGATGATGGGCAGACGACTGTGGTCGCCCTTGTCGGGCCGACCGGCGTTGGCAAGACGACGACCATCGCGAAGCTTGCTGCAAACATGAAGCTGCGTGAGAACAAGCGCGTCGGATTGATCACGATCGATTCGTATCGGATCGCGGCGGTCGAACAGCTGAAGACGTATGCGCAGATTCTGCGTGTGCCCATCGCAAGCGTCCTGAAGCCGGAGGATATTCGCACGGCCATCGACGAAATGTCTGACATGGACCTGATCCTTATCGACACGGCCGGGCGGAGCCAGAAAGATGGGCTACGAATTGGCGAGCTGAATGAGTTCGTTCGGGCGGCGAACCCTGATCAGATTCATCTCGTACTGTCGACAACCAGCAAAGAAAAGACACTGCGAGAGGCGATCGATCGATTCAGCGTGCTGGGCTCGGCGCAACTACTCTTTACAAAGGTCGATGAAGCGGACGGCTTTGGCGTGATTCTAAACGTGCTGCGAGACGTCGATATGCGGCCATCATACCTTACGACGGGACAAGCCGTGCCGGATGATATCGAAATAGCCAGCGCCAGCCGACTCGCGCGGCTGATCGTGGACCAGATGGAGATACAGTCGCGCGAGGCCGGTGGTCTGCGACCAGAGGACGGCGGTCGCACGGGAGCCGTGGCATGA
- the flhB gene encoding flagellar biosynthesis protein FlhB, whose amino-acid sequence MADSAGERTEAPTPRRRQEAREKGQVAKSTDLSSAVLLLGAMLGLRMFGGNLFGSLMQVMRENLAEIDASAAVSLDIPRLVATTAVLMLSAGGPVLVTLVVVSLLSNLLQVGAVFTTRPLVPQLERLNPLNGLGRLFNVRTLVQLGMNLIKLLLVAFVAYTAIKGRMGDLLLALELEGWPQVALLSDVLYDVGIRLALVLLLVALFDFAWQRFKFERDLRMTKQEVKEELRRMDGDPIIKQRRRKMQLAAALQRIRKSVPTADVVVTNPTELAIAIKYDAETMTAPRVVAKGADYLAKKIREMAALHGIPIVERKPLAQALYKTVEVGQEVPEQFYKAIAEILAYVYKLSGKKLKTRSAA is encoded by the coding sequence GTGGCGGATAGTGCCGGTGAGAGGACTGAAGCTCCGACGCCGCGCAGGCGGCAGGAAGCGCGGGAAAAAGGGCAGGTCGCGAAGAGCACTGATCTCAGCTCGGCCGTGCTGCTCCTGGGGGCAATGCTCGGCTTGCGCATGTTCGGCGGAAACCTGTTTGGTTCGCTGATGCAGGTCATGCGTGAGAATCTCGCGGAGATTGATGCGAGCGCCGCGGTCTCACTCGACATTCCGCGACTGGTCGCGACGACGGCGGTCCTCATGCTTTCGGCCGGCGGTCCGGTGCTGGTGACACTGGTCGTTGTTTCGCTGTTGTCGAATCTCCTGCAAGTCGGAGCCGTGTTCACGACGCGGCCGCTGGTTCCGCAACTGGAGCGATTGAATCCGCTGAATGGACTGGGGCGATTGTTCAATGTGCGCACGCTGGTGCAATTGGGGATGAATCTCATCAAGCTGCTGCTCGTCGCGTTCGTCGCCTACACGGCAATCAAGGGGCGGATGGGAGACCTGCTTCTGGCACTGGAACTGGAGGGTTGGCCGCAGGTGGCGCTCCTGTCTGACGTGCTTTACGACGTTGGGATTCGCCTGGCGCTCGTGCTGCTGCTGGTCGCGCTCTTTGATTTTGCATGGCAGCGTTTCAAGTTTGAACGCGATCTACGGATGACGAAGCAGGAAGTGAAGGAGGAGCTTCGCCGGATGGATGGCGACCCGATCATCAAGCAGCGGCGGCGGAAGATGCAGTTGGCGGCCGCCCTGCAGCGGATACGCAAGTCGGTGCCCACCGCGGACGTGGTGGTGACGAATCCGACTGAACTGGCGATCGCGATCAAGTACGACGCGGAGACAATGACCGCTCCGCGCGTGGTTGCGAAGGGGGCCGATTATCTTGCAAAGAAAATTCGCGAGATGGCAGCTTTGCACGGCATACCGATCGTCGAGCGAAAGCCACTGGCGCAGGCGCTTTACAAGACGGTGGAAGTGGGCCAGGAAGTGCCTGAGCAGTTCTATAAGGCGATCGCAGAGATTCTGGCGTATGTCTATAAGCTTTCCGGAAAGAAACTGAAGACCCGCAGCGCGGCATAG
- the fliP gene encoding flagellar type III secretion system pore protein FliP (The bacterial flagellar biogenesis protein FliP forms a type III secretion system (T3SS)-type pore required for flagellar assembly.) has translation MSCLRRPLRRSRFILSVAFASGVVLLSAPVPVRAQLSANGVSSAIVDESDAEAASGSPNPLGIPDVSQFFPTATDAKGVSASIKILVLLTVLSLAPSILIMMTSFTRIMVVLALLRQAIGTQQLPPGQVLTGLSIIMTMLVMAPTWQRMKADAFDPYLDGTMNQETAFERGVAPLREFMLRQIKHAGNEEQVYLFVEYARGESIPAGKVLADDEVRMAELVPAFVLSELKTAFTMGFRIYLPFLVIDMVIASVLISMGMMMLPPVLISLPFKLMLFVLADGWGMVVGSLLNSFH, from the coding sequence ATGTCGTGCCTGCGTCGTCCACTGCGGCGATCGCGATTTATCCTCTCGGTGGCTTTCGCATCGGGCGTCGTGCTCCTGAGTGCGCCCGTACCGGTCCGCGCACAACTCTCTGCCAACGGCGTATCGAGTGCAATCGTCGACGAGTCGGACGCCGAGGCTGCATCTGGTTCGCCCAATCCGCTCGGAATTCCGGATGTGAGCCAGTTCTTTCCGACGGCGACCGATGCGAAGGGCGTCAGCGCCTCGATCAAGATTCTTGTTCTGCTGACGGTGCTGTCTCTGGCTCCGTCGATTCTGATCATGATGACGAGCTTCACCCGTATCATGGTGGTGCTCGCTTTGCTGCGACAGGCGATCGGCACTCAGCAGTTGCCGCCGGGACAGGTGCTGACCGGATTGTCGATCATCATGACGATGCTGGTGATGGCTCCGACGTGGCAGCGAATGAAGGCGGATGCGTTTGATCCGTATCTTGACGGAACGATGAATCAGGAGACCGCGTTCGAACGCGGCGTTGCACCCTTGCGGGAATTCATGCTGCGTCAGATCAAGCACGCGGGCAACGAGGAGCAGGTGTACCTGTTTGTCGAGTATGCCCGCGGTGAGTCGATTCCAGCGGGCAAAGTGCTGGCCGATGACGAGGTTCGGATGGCGGAGCTTGTGCCGGCGTTCGTGCTAAGCGAATTGAAAACCGCGTTTACGATGGGCTTTCGAATCTATCTGCCGTTTCTTGTGATCGACATGGTGATCGCTTCGGTTCTGATCAGCATGGGCATGATGATGCTGCCGCCGGTACTGATTTCGCTTCCGTTCAAGTTGATGTTGTTCGTGCTGGCGGATGGCTGGGGCATGGTCGTGGGATCTCTGCTCAACAGCTTTCATTGA
- a CDS encoding LysM peptidoglycan-binding domain-containing protein: MTRTNQKSLGMVLGVVIFAAAAWSFYAWKFSSTNPPDVGSDQAASISNDAPRFGSSEPSSTRTSKPENAPDLDAAIRPNEATSIRESVEATTPTVAIASVPTTADTSNPLMPSAFGNSAARALKTGRDALASGEVIKARAALSRALALGVNPPDQQFIRRELDRLSDALLFSRATTPDDPLTAVHVVKTGESLFVIARKYQISEELIMTLNGIRDRDSILAGSRLKVIKGPFSARIYKSAHRIDLSLGDVFVRSFPVGLGTDGGTPTGEWLIKSKLTNPDWADPISGRYFAANDPENPIGERWISLECISGECMGRIGFGIHGTIDPKSIGADMSMGCVRLGPDEVAFVFDLLVPKYSRVMILQ, from the coding sequence ATGACACGAACAAACCAAAAATCGCTCGGCATGGTTCTAGGCGTTGTGATCTTCGCCGCGGCCGCATGGTCGTTCTACGCATGGAAATTTTCGTCGACAAATCCGCCTGATGTCGGGTCCGACCAGGCGGCCTCAATTTCCAACGACGCGCCGCGGTTCGGTTCATCAGAGCCGAGTAGCACGCGGACTTCCAAGCCTGAGAACGCGCCCGACCTCGATGCCGCGATCCGGCCAAATGAGGCAACATCCATCCGGGAGTCGGTCGAAGCCACGACACCGACGGTCGCCATCGCCTCGGTCCCAACGACCGCCGACACGTCGAATCCGCTCATGCCGAGCGCCTTCGGCAACAGTGCCGCCCGCGCGCTCAAAACCGGTCGAGATGCGCTGGCCTCCGGCGAAGTCATCAAGGCTCGCGCCGCGCTGTCGCGCGCTCTCGCCCTCGGCGTGAATCCACCCGATCAGCAATTTATCCGACGCGAGCTGGATCGCCTGTCGGACGCCCTTCTCTTCAGCCGCGCAACGACGCCGGATGATCCGCTCACTGCGGTTCACGTGGTGAAAACCGGCGAGAGCCTTTTTGTGATCGCGAGGAAATACCAGATCAGCGAAGAGCTCATCATGACCCTTAACGGCATCCGCGATCGAGATTCGATTCTCGCCGGTTCGCGACTCAAAGTGATCAAAGGACCGTTCAGCGCCAGGATTTACAAATCCGCACATCGAATTGACCTCTCCTTGGGAGATGTCTTCGTGCGCAGCTTTCCTGTCGGTCTCGGAACCGACGGCGGAACCCCCACCGGCGAATGGCTCATCAAGAGCAAACTCACCAATCCGGACTGGGCCGACCCGATCTCCGGCCGATATTTTGCGGCAAACGACCCCGAGAACCCGATCGGCGAACGCTGGATCAGCCTCGAGTGCATTTCGGGCGAATGCATGGGGCGGATCGGCTTCGGCATTCACGGTACCATCGATCCGAAAAGCATCGGCGCTGATATGTCGATGGGATGCGTCCGACTCGGACCGGACGAGGTGGCATTCGTCTTCGATCTGCTCGTGCCCAAGTACTCTCGCGTGATGATCCTGCAATGA
- a CDS encoding flagellar biosynthetic protein FliR — protein sequence MELMPFELLTFQNLLPAFALVLARVSGVVIGVPMLSSVQIPREAKVWLTVTLSLMVFPLAAPHLPVGLTLGQSVVGMVGEFIIGEVIGLGTGLVFVAAEVAGKLVSHQAGLSIGTTINPFFDEESMVLDQLWFFTAAMLFLALRGHVLVVTALLDSILTIPPMMAHIDNSAGEFAMAMLQSTFQLGLRIAGPAIVALMLTSLVMGFLTRTMPQINVLSVGFAIKILVALLMVSMTISASEDVLTHAMQLGFDQISALFEQMSEVIKRGG from the coding sequence ATGGAACTCATGCCATTTGAACTGCTGACATTCCAGAATCTGCTGCCGGCGTTCGCCCTGGTGCTGGCGCGGGTGTCCGGTGTGGTTATCGGGGTGCCGATGCTGTCGAGCGTTCAGATTCCGCGCGAAGCCAAGGTATGGCTCACGGTGACGTTGTCGTTGATGGTGTTTCCGCTGGCTGCACCGCATCTGCCGGTGGGGCTGACGCTGGGGCAATCGGTTGTCGGCATGGTCGGGGAATTCATCATCGGGGAAGTCATCGGACTGGGGACCGGGCTGGTGTTCGTTGCGGCGGAGGTCGCGGGCAAACTGGTCAGTCATCAGGCCGGATTGTCCATCGGCACGACGATCAATCCATTTTTCGACGAAGAGTCGATGGTGCTGGATCAACTCTGGTTTTTCACGGCGGCCATGCTTTTTCTCGCGTTGCGCGGCCATGTGCTGGTGGTGACGGCGTTGCTTGACAGCATTTTGACCATTCCGCCGATGATGGCGCATATCGACAATTCCGCCGGGGAGTTTGCGATGGCCATGCTTCAGAGCACCTTTCAACTGGGGCTTCGGATTGCGGGGCCGGCGATCGTGGCGCTGATGCTGACTTCGCTTGTGATGGGATTTCTTACACGGACGATGCCGCAGATCAATGTGCTGTCCGTGGGATTCGCGATCAAGATTCTCGTCGCTCTGCTCATGGTTTCGATGACGATATCGGCATCGGAGGACGTACTGACTCATGCGATGCAGCTCGGCTTCGATCAGATTTCCGCTCTTTTTGAGCAGATGTCGGAGGTGATCAAGCGTGGCGGATAG